GTGAACTTAGGTCTCTTAATTtggcattctcttccatgttgatgtacttctcggccctttcttgtacatcacttagagaaacggggtgtcttttagatatggactgtgagaagggatcttctctaagtccattgactaaccccattattactgcctccgtgggcaggtcttggatttctaaacatgctttattgaacctttccatataggctcgtagagcttctccgacctcctgttttatccccaggaggctcggtgcatgttttaccttatctttttggattgagaacctcatcaagaattttcttgagaggtcttcaaaactggtgatggatcttgggggaaggctatcgaaccacttcatcgctgctttcgacaaagtggtcgggaaagccttgcatctcgtagcgtcggaggcgtcagctagatacatccgacttttgaagttgctaagatgatgctttggatccgtagttccatcatagaggtccatatcagggcttttgaagttcgttggaacttttgccctcattatgtcctcgctgaaaggatcttctccgcctgggagttgatcttctccttcgtcgcgggagttcttgagagaggattctagctgcaagagttttctttctaactcttttcgccgttccatctcttccttaaggtacctttcggtttccttttgccTCTCCCGCTCTTGTTCCAATTGCTCCAGGCGGCTATGGACTAGTCCCATCAATTCAGTTACGTGGGATGGTCCACCCTTTTCTGATTCACGACCATCTGAGGAGTTTACCTTTGGATTCTTCATTCCAGAGGTACCCTCTCTGTGTTGGTCGTTATCTTGATGTTGGGCTGTGTCTTCATTGTCATTGCCCATGCctagattctcttgctcagaatctgtttcgacatggccttcttcatgggatctttctgccatcgagggatgatctctcgggtccccggcaacggcgccaatgttacggtaggtaaccggagattagtccaatggatggcgtttggcggcccaagtgagtgatggaggaggactccaggtaggtccgcaactcgggaggctccgcccgacttgtgctcgcgtgtgaatggggggtggtacctgcaaagacactccgatgcctaagttagcaagggtgtaagcaggtcttagagagtattggacttagggaTACCTGAGGggatgtcagtgtatttatagaggtgagccaataaccaccgttggtgtagtgccgtatctttagggtggtaaccgtccccattatcttggggaggttaagatatggcttcacgaggcggttagagagattttaggggcggttactcatttgaatgagtatttatctgccagcgGATCTCACATCCGGCCTCTTCATACcaagtcgtggttgacaccgacttcttatgtgaaAGTCGGTATTTTGTAAGGCTTATCCTGTTGGATTAGGCCTTTcggttggacctgggcccttatcattgggccagggtatgaacaactAATTTTTCGGATACTGAGATAAAGTGAGCAACTCTCCCAAGCAAACAAATTCTATTGCCATCCTCGAATGAATATCGAACTCGGAAGAGataattaaaaagaacaaaTCTTCATTCCATTTATACCAATTTGCATTggtcaatattttttttatttataacttAACCAGCATTCAAGCAATGTTTTAACCCATCACTTAATTAGTTGTGTGGACCTTTTATCATCCTtgtcttttttatttgtttgttccCAGCTTCAAAAGCAATGCATGGAACGAATTAGCCCATCAACACAAAAAAGGGGAAGAAATGAAATTCATCTCACTTGAAAGACTACTACATCATATTTAACATTAGATAGggtcaaaataaaattttgaagaaaatcCACTAACAAAGGAGCAACCTGTATCAAAGAGCAGGCTAATGCAGCGCCTCATTATTCGAGGCTCAGGCTAAAACTCTCCAATTAAATATCCTTTAATTATTAGGGTATGTTTGGTTTATGGATATTAGTAGAGTTTATTTTACACTAACCAAATATACGTTAGTTCTATTAGACTGTATTTGTTTACCAATATAAAATACTGTTATaaagatataaaattatatttaataaataagatataaataaaaatattatatctaaaaatattgaattaattctaataaaaataatataataatattaataaaagatttaatttattttttattttttttatttttattaattttattaatttttataaatttaatttttattattatatatttttttaaattttttgaataaaaaatgagaataaattaaacttttataATTAGTTTAtcactaaataaaatataaaatataaaatcttatatttttatcttttatgtcttgttcttagtattttttttataatcaaacaCAATCTCATTGTTTAGTGAACCTAAACCTTTAATACTTTATTAAGGTGTGTCTGAAATACttcaaaattataattatttgactattttttaattatataatgattttttaaaataatatagagGTAAATATTAAATTGGTAACTAAAAAATTCTGGCACTCACAATTatacaattaaaaattattgaaataaatatttGCCATGGCGGAAGGGACGCAAGGCAtgttgaagaaaaagaagcagcgAACACCAGAATACGGCGAGATACTATCATGGTAGAAGGGAACGCAGCGAcgtgttgaagaagaagaagcgacGAACACGAAGAACACAGTGAGGCCATGGCGGAAGGAGACACAGTGGcgtgttgaagaagaagaatcagcgaacacgaaaaagaaaaaagagattACCATAAACGTCGCCGGAGCTCACTGTCATCATCGGAGTTCTTTTTCAACGGTCATATTAGCATTTTCTATTTACTGTTATtttgtcaaattaaaaatttttcaaaaattaatttgttaataataaaagtCAAATACTATTTTATCAAtatcaaaatcttttaaataccaatttgatatttatcttaataatatattatcaaataattattttatgttcgaatgttttaaataaaaatttattttagataatttattatatttgaaaTGTATTGAGAGTCATATGTTATAATTTAGACAAATATCTTTTAgtttaattagaattttataataTCATAATCTAATGTTAAATCTCGATGATAAAGATAAATATATGAATGCGAAAACATAAAAAGATCAAAATTGAGGAGAATCATTATCATCACATATTTTATCATTAGatagaaaattatattaataattaagaattttGTTAGTATTGAACAACTGATTCTGGTTagacttaaattttatttaatatttattttataattaatatgttaaataaacttttatttcttaattttgtaGTTTGTATCTGTGAAATTATTCTGCatataaaactaattaataatacataaaaatataaatttttttattcaaacaaaaaaatatcaaatgaaaTATTAAAGGGAGTTATCTAAGTCTAAATCTAACACtaattaaataagataagataatccaaaaaaaaatcagaaaaataagataagacaAAATTTAGGATAATTCTGTGAATatgttaaataaataaagattaaaatttactatttatatttataatttatttttatttgatgaGTATGTATGTGGCAtgtttataaaattctttaaattcaaaaaaaaaatagcggATGAAAGATTTATGTATGTATTTGACCTATTTAATAATTTACACATACATTGGATTACAAAATTTATAAGTATTGACACAATTAAAGAGGAGAGGAAATTTTTGCTTTCgtaaaaaaaatgtattaataaatttttttaaataatacaaataataaaaaaggtaaaatatattttttgttcttaaaatttaataaaaattttaaaaatactgttaaattttattttgttttaattttgtttcaaagTTTTCAATTTCCATCAAATATACTCTTGacggctaatttttcaaaaaatttaagactaattcaacaacaattaTATAAGAACAATCttcaattcaaacaaatcaagcataattttcatgtattattgttagattggtcttaaattttttgaaaatttaaccATGGATggtatatttgatacaaatctaaaattttttgggacaaaattaaaacaaaataaaacttaaggggtatttttaaaattttgaccaaactgtaaggacaaaaaatatattttatcctaataaaaatatagaattacttaaaaaaattaaattttttttaaggaaaattttaaatcaatgaACCACAAGAGATTATAGAAAATTTGGTTACGACCATAGATCAGTAATCATGAAcaaaaaaaacctaaaaaaattttatgagaTAATCAGAAGATAATTAAGTATAACTGTATTTATTTTAGACATAAACATTGTTGAATACAATAATATCGTTTAATTTATATAGCTACACTTTCAAAACTACGTTTTATTAAACAATAAGACCTTGTCTTTCCTTGATGGAAAAGATAATTAGCTATTTGGGCATtgaaaattgacactagacaaACACACATATTCTCATTGTTTTAGCGTACATGTAGTTTTACAAACTCTATTAGAGAGTAATATAGGAACAAAACATGTATAGTTGCAGCAGTAGGAGCTGACACAAATACAGAATTTTCCATCCGCTACAGCTCGAAATGGATTCTTATAATCGCACTACTAAGCACCATCAACTTCCGGGTTGTTCACCCGTTCACATTCATCAATCCAGTCACTGTATCTGCATTGTTCAATCAAGTAGTTGTGTTTGTAAGACAAAGCGAAGAAAGAATGGGAAAGGGAGAGGTTTTCTATAGAAATGTTTAACTTACATGTCTATTGGTTCAGATAAAGCTGCAAAAGACAACAAACATTCCAGGATCATCAGCAGATTTAAAAAACAAACTTGAATATGAGTTCAGACGATCGTTTTCAGAAACAAACCTGTGACAGTAGTGCTAAAGCTCTCTTGGCAAATCCTGCAAGAAGCTTCCCCTATCAAGTTCTTCATATCACTGTTCAAAAGAATCCCAACCATTAATCCTCCAAGGAAATACAAATTAAGCATGGAATCCCCTACAAACGCTAAACGAAATAGCTTACATTCGGCATTCGACACTGGCGCCGTGATTGCAGAAAGGGCAGTTGAAGACAGTGTCAAGCTTATCCATCCGCTTCTTTGGAGCTGGCTTTGCTGATGATTTCCTCTTTCCCATTCctcaaatcctaatttttacATAAATGTTTGAGCACACAAAATCAAAGCTAGAACTTCAATCAATCTctcaaaaacttaaaattttttacgaTATTATTCAAACTATCTAACCACCAAAATTCAAGATTTTTTTGTTTCCCCTCCAAAAAACACATTATTAAACCAAAACGGTTGAAAATTGAAACTTGTTAATTCAATGAACCCTAGAATGCATATAATGAATCAATGATCGGAATCTACAAGTACAAGCAATGGAAAGGCCAATAGAGAAGCAAGAACTAAAGATGAATCCAAATCCCAGCCTTTTCCCCATTCGTTTTGGCGAATTGTGTGGATCATAACAGCGGCAATGTAAACAAGATGAAAGGAAAACGTAAGCGATAAGGGAATAGAAAGCATACAGAAGTGGAAGACTCCAAGATCAAGAATGTGAATCGAAATGACTGGCTTCAACACTTTCTTTTCGTCTTTTCGAAGGCTATCTTGCCTCTTTCCGAGAAAGAATGAATGACACTAATCAGAAGTGAATCCCACTTATATGCTTTCGTGCTTTAGCTTAACAAGCGCAGGCGatgaaagaaagagagagtggatgtgaaatgtgatttgagaaattgaatgaaataaaaatttagtttagaTCATTTATAGTATTTGAAATGTATATTGAGGGTCATATCTTGTAATTTACacaaatatcttttaattttattagaattttataatattataatctAATATTAAATCTACGTGATAAAGATAAACATATgaatttaaaacataaaaagattaaaatggaggagaatcatcatcatcacatattTTATCATTAGATAAAAAAgtatattaataattaagaatttcgttagtttatttaatatttattttataattaatatgttAAATAAATCTTTATTTCTTAATTCTGTAGTTTGTGCCTGTAAAATTGTACTgcatataaaattaattaataatacataaaatgtaactttttttatttaaacaaaaaatatcaaatgaaaTATTTCATCTAAACTTAAATTTTACGCTAtttaaataagataagatagtctaacaaaaaaaattaaaaaaataagacaagacaaaaattagaataattatgtaaatatatttaataaataaagattataatttaatatttatatttataatttatttttatttgatgaGTACGTatgtttataaaattttttaaatccaaaaaaatattggatgaaaaatttatatatgtaCTTGACATATTTAATAATTCACattttattacaaaatttataagTACTGAcacaaaattaaagaagagagaaaattttttctttcgaaaaaaagaatttattaataaacttttttaaactaaatacaaaaaataaaaattaagaattgtttcaaaaaattaagtacttttttaaaaaattttaaatcaataaacattttaaaaattattaaaaaaatttataaattattttacatCATTTTATTGATaacgaataaaaaaatataataagacaaaataattaataaaaaaataactaattaaaaatcTTTATCATGCTTTATATATTATGATATcatctataacaatatataataggaATACATGAATTTGGTGTCTAAGATTTCTTTACACCGTTACCCTTTCTAATTAATTTCTTCACTTAAGGTCAGTTATTCATCTCTAAAAAACTCCAATTACTCTACTTGGCCACCTTGACGTAACTTTCACCTGTTATCTTTCACCTTTTACTGATTTTTCTCTTCTCATTTCATCgcttattttttttatgggaAAAGGGGGCATAAGGCccaagaaaaataaaggaaaactTAAACACTCATCACTCTAGCAAATTCCATGCCCCTTCTATCTGCATCCAGCGTATGAGTAATGAAAGGGGGTGGAGCAACAAATTGATGAAGACCCACCGGTAGGTTATGGGCGTGTTTAGCAAGCTCGTCTGCACTAAAATTAGCTTCTCTCAGAATATGATCAATTTCAAACTCTCCTGCCTTGGTTTGAAGCTCATTGATGGCACGGATGAGGGTCGTGCTTCCATGGAGGGAGGTTGAGCTATTCTGAATCAACCTAACTGCGTAGGTAGAGTCAGATTCTACCTTAATCTTGTTAAATCCCATATCAATTGCAATCTTAAGGCCCATATAAATTGCCCACAATTCTGCTTCTGTAATGGTAATCTTGCCAATGTTCATCATAAAACCAGCTAACACCAGACCATTGGAATTCCTAATAATTCCACCGCAAGCCCCTGAACTAGAAGCTTGGAGGATTGATCCATCAACATTAACTTTACTCCAACCATTTTCCGGAGGTTTCCACCCAACCAAAACCGACGCCGTTGTTCTCAGAGTCATTCTACTTATCTCAGTAAGTTCTAGAACTTCATCATAATTCCTAGCTACTCCTTTGATTTCGGGAATGACTTGTTGGTATGGGTTGTTTTCCTGTTGAAAAATTAAAGCGTTTCTCTTTCTCCAGATGACATTACATGCGGTGAGGAAGAAGGTGGGCCATGAAGTCCCACTGTCAGTGCGAGAGACCTTATTCAGATTATCCGTAAGCCATTCATGAAGAGACTGGCTAAAGAACGGGTCACGTGGGTCTCTGTTTGAGCTGCTAAACCAAATACTTCGGGCAAAAGGACAATCCCTCAGAACATGGAGCAGACTCTCATCTTGATCTGGGCATCTGGGACAGCACCCATTATCAGTAAGTCCTCGATTCCTTCTCTTGGCATTAGTTAATAGAGCGTTGTGGCTTAATAACCAAGAAAAGGTCTTTAGTCTCTGAGGCACTCTTGCTTTCCAACATAATCTGTAAATCTCATCAGGATTTATGTCTTCCACATAATAAGCCTTATAAGCTGAATTAATAGAAAAACTTCCATGTGGTTCCGGTAGCCAACTGATAGAGTCTCGACCTAGGGAGTGGTTTGGAGCTTTCAGAGTACGTATCATGTCAACAACCTCATTTGGGAGGGCATGAGATAATTTTTCCAAATCCCAGCAGCCATCATCCGTAGCATAGGCCTCTAGAGTTTCGTTATCCCTATCATCGCTAATTTGATTGGGCAATAGCTCGCTAAGATTTTCAATACCAGGGATCCAGTGGCTTTTCCAGATCTTGATGCTCTTACCATCGCCAATACGCCAAACAAGATTGCGTTGAAAGTCGTCCCAAACTTTAGCAATCCCTCTCCACGCGTTCGAGCAATTTAATCTCTTAGTCACCTTGGGGATAGGGCTATCACCACAGCCATACTTAGTCTTCATAACCTTTACCCAAAGTGCTTGGTCATTATGGACTAAACCCCATGCCAATTTCATGAGATAAAGGTTGTTTGTTTCTTGAGCCTTATGCAAACCTAGGCCTCCCAACTCTTTAAGCTTGCAAATAGAGTCCCAATTGATAAGATGGATCTTTTTATCTCCTGAGTCTGACCCCCAAAGAAAGTCTCTGCAAATCTTGTCAATTTGATTACAGACTTCCTTAGGCATCTTCGTAGTCTGCATAGTATAGCTTGGTATCGTTGAGAGTACGGATTGAACAAGAGTGCTCCTTCCTGCTAACGAGAGAGTCTTCATATTCCAACTGGACAGCTTGGCGTGCATCTTGTCAATGATCGGCTGAAAGTGTTGCTTCCCACATTTTTCGTGAATAAGGGGTACTCCGAGATACTTTCCTAGGTTGTTGGTTAGGGGAATGCCAAGGTCTCTGCTGAGCTCTGCTCTAATATTGTGGTTGACATTCTTAGAGAAGAACACGCAAGACTTGCTAAGACTGACTTTTTGACCGGAAGCTTCACAAAAAATACTCAAAGCTTTCTTGATGATCTGGACTTAATCTTTGTTTGCTCGAGCAAAGAGAACGAGATCATCTGCAAAATAGAGATGAGATAATTGAGGTCCATTTCTAGATAGAGTAATAGGTTTCCAACTTTTCTTTTCCACCAAGGAGTTAATTAAATGGGAAAGTCTTTCAATACACAAGACAAAAAGGTAAGGGGATAAGGGATCTCCCTGTCTTATGCCTCTGGTTGGGATGAAAGTTTCCGAATGAGACCCATTCCAAAGCAAATTCATAGTTGGAGAGGAGATGCAATGATAAATAACATTTACAATATTATCTGGGATGACAATGTCTTTAAGAGTCTCAATGACGAAACCCCAATTGAGTCGATCATACGCCTTCTCCAAGTCTATCTTAATCGCCATAAGACCTTTTCCTCCATTCCTGGTCCTCATCGTATGTATTACCTCTTGCGCGACTAAGATATTGTCTGCACTGACCCTTCCTGGTATGAAGCTTGCTTGAGTATTAGACATGATAGCCCCTAGGGTCGGCTTAATCCTTTCAGATATCACCTTGGTAACGATCTTATAGCAAACGTTACATAGGCTGATCGGTCTGAATTGGGCAAAGTTCTCAGGCGAAGGAACTTTAGGAATGATAGAGATAAGAGTTTGGTTCACTCTAGCAATGTTTTCTGGGTTCCTAAAAATCATTTGAACCCAACTTACTAGGGAATCTGCCACAGTATTCCAGGAATGCTGAAAGAACTTTGCTGGGAGTCCATCACTCCCGGGAGCCTTCCAGCTACCCATATTGAAAACTGCGTGCTTGACTTCCTCGAAAGTGATGTTCTTGTTTAGGTGGACAAGGTTATCTTCTGCCATTCTAGGAAATTTACCTGCAATAGAAAAGTTAGGAAACACCAAAGAGTAATTATCAGGGGCATATAAAGATTTAAAAAAGGATACACCCATGTGTTTGAGTTCTTCCACATCATCAATCCATTCTCCTTCATTGTTCTTGAGCGATGTGACATagttctttcttcttctcccatTTGCTTTTTGATGAAAATATTTAGAGTTCTTGTCTCCAAAATTGATGATATTGTACCTAGACATCTGCATCCAATAGCTTTCTTCTTGAACAACAATCCTTTCGTATTCCCTTCAAAGGTCGTTATGGAGTTTCTCTAGAAAAGGGTTATTGTTAAAAGAGAGACTTTGATTGATTCCATCAAGTCTGAGGAGGATTCTTTGCTTCTTTCTAAAGATGTGACCGAAAACCTCTTTATTCCAAACCTTAGCTTTTGATCCAACTGTTTTTGACTAATCTTTGGTAGTCTTCATGAAGGAGCCAAGGCGCAAGAAGCCTGAAAGGTTTATCTCTTCTTCTCGTTTCTAAGTTATTGAAGTCTAAAAGGATGGGAATATGGTCAGACTTCAACTTAGGGAGATGTTTAACTCCGGCTGATGGGAAGAGATCGTTGAAACCCAAATTGCAAAGAAACCGGTCCAGTCTTCGTTTGACTCTATTCCTCTGCCAGGTAAAGGGGGGTCCTGAAAAGCCTAGGTCCTTTAGGCCACAATTCTGAATACAATCTTGGAATCTTCTTGAGTCTTGAGAAAGATTGAAACTGCCCCCTGTTTCTTCAAGGGAAATGATAGAATTAAAATCTCCGCCAATGCACCAAGGTCCTTGGATAGTCGCTGCGAAATTTTCTAACTCCTCCCAAAGGCTACTCCGGGTCCCAGGTTGTGGGCTGCCGTAGACACAAGTGCAGTACCAATTTCGATTTTCATTGTCTTTGATATTCAAGTGGATAAATTGCTTATGGACTTTTAGAGGTTCGATATTCCACTCTTTTTTGTTCCAAAGGCACCAAATGCCTCCTGCAAAACCTTCAGCTTCGCTTCTACACCAAGAATCAAAACCTAGCTTGCGGATAATCACCTCAGCTTTAGATCCTGAAACATGAGTTTCAAGGAGGACACACAAATTCAAATTATACCGATAGGTTAAATCTTTAATAATAATGGGGAATCCCTTAGCAGATACCCCTCTACAAttccaaattaaaatattcatgAGAAAAATTACGATGGAaatagttttgaaaaaaaactcCCTTAAAGAAAAGAATTCACTGAGCCTCATTTGGCATGCTGTTGATGGCTTGAGCATCCATCTCTACATTCTGGTAAGCGACTTCTCTCTTTTGGAGATCAAGTTCATTCATGTTTTTGTCCTTCTTTGGTTTGGAGCTGGATTCGCTTGGGTCTGGAGGTTTGTTCCCTTCTTCCTTACTGATCTCATTATTATACCCACCTCCCATGATACTAGTGATAAGCGCTTTAGTTGTATGATCTAAAGAGCCCCTTAGAAGAGTTGGTTGCACATACTCAGCTTTAGCAATCTCCTTGTTTAGGTAAGAAAATTGCCTCCAATATTCATCATGTATTTTTTTCCTTGTCTTTCTGATTCTTTTGGGAAGTTTCATGGCTGCTTTGGTGTgcttctataattttatttttctcctgATTTATGGGGATGCTTTGGATGATCTTGGTCTTTTGACTGAACTGCTTGATTTGCTTAGCGGCGGGTGTTATTCTCTTATTTATTGCTGTATGCTTTCCTCTAATGATAGGAATGGAACTTTTTTGCCTCTGttgatttttttgtatatgGTGAGTATTTTCGCTTCTGAGATTCTGATCTGTTGCTATTTTTTTGCTAGGTCCTGCTGGACATGCGTCCTTGTCATCTCCTGAATTAATAGCTTGGATCTCATTCGAGGGTAGCTTTTCAATGGAATGATTATCTTCTTGATTTGCCTCTGCAAGGATGTGGAACCTTGAATTTAGGAAACTTTCCTTCCTTTCCTTCTCAGTAGAATCAGCTTTGGTTTTATTCCTTCTTTGATATCTCTTCACAATCATCCATAGCCCAAAGGGGTTACCATTTTGCTCCTCATTAATGCTTTCCTGATTGGTGGCCATATTTTGAGAAACTTGCTTGTTTTGGTGCCTAACTTCAGGTGTGATTGGTGGATCATTCGTAATAATTGTTGCaagattttctttcctttctatATTTGATTCCTAATTCTGTGTGTCCTGATTTGTCTCTTGACCGTTAGGGGATTTTCGATGGCCAGAGCGGGTGTTCTCCGTCATCCCGGCGGCAGCTTCAGTGGCTGTTCCGATCGTCCTCTCATTACAATATTCCATTCTGTGCCCATACTTACCGCAGTTGAAACAGATTTGGTGTAGTCCTTCATAGACAATGTTGAACTCTTTGCCAAGGGCTGTGATAGTCGGAACCATCTTCTTTCGCAGATCAATTTCCACGCATATCCT
This sequence is a window from Arachis stenosperma cultivar V10309 chromosome 10, arast.V10309.gnm1.PFL2, whole genome shotgun sequence. Protein-coding genes within it:
- the LOC130956366 gene encoding transcription elongation factor 1 homolog; protein product: MGKRKSSAKPAPKKRMDKLDTVFNCPFCNHGASVECRIDMKNLIGEASCRICQESFSTTVTALSEPIDIYSDWIDECERVNNPEVDGA